A region from the Aegilops tauschii subsp. strangulata cultivar AL8/78 chromosome 5, Aet v6.0, whole genome shotgun sequence genome encodes:
- the LOC109780444 gene encoding anthocyanidin 5,3-O-glucosyltransferase-like, whose product MYKYPTPSTRPGTSARRHAKARINISPSVRRLLAARKMTAQNGHGDLARKPVVVIYAPPGMAGHLVPTVELGKLLLAQGLQVTVLLGGGDTSFLDGVAATNLEISFHCLPPAALAPDVAAACSSSFEARVFELARASNPDLRDFLRSARPAALLIDFFCSAALDVGAELGVPTYFFLTTCVASVALCLYQPVIHEGTTLSFREMGGDPVRAPGLPPIPADHLAAAVMDRESLSNRHFLELSQRICDSRGVLVNSCRSLEPRAADAIVSGLCTPPGLPTPPVYCIGPLIKPDEETGTTKRHECLAWLDGQPEASVVFLCFGSMGRFSAEQVKEMASGLEASGQRFLWVVRRPPPPGAERRPPADGDDDGLDLDALFPEGFLKRTKDRGLVVTSWAPQRQVLAHVAVGGFVTHCGWNSVLEAVAAGAPMLAWPLYAEQRMNRVFLVEEMRLAVPMEGYDKKMVESSEVAAKVRWLIESDGGRELRQRTRAAMRLAEEALGDDGESRAALADLTSQWKKSAAAES is encoded by the coding sequence ATGTACAAATATCCCACTCCCTCCACTCGGCCAGGCACCAGTGCACGGCGGCACGCCAAAGCCCGCATTAATATCTCTCCGTCCGTCCGTCGTCTTCTCGCCGCCCGGAAGATGACGGCCCAGAACGGCCACGGCGACCTCGCAAGGAAGCCGGTAGTCGTCATCTACGCGCCGCCGGGGATGGCGGGCCACCTGGTCCCCACGGTGGAGCTCGGCAAGCTGCTCCTGGCGCAGGGCCTCCAGGTCACCGTCCTCCTCGGCGGGGGCGATACGTCGTTCCTCGACGGCGTCGCCGCCACCAACCTGGAGATTTCCTTCCACTGCCTGCCCCCGGCCGCGCTCGCCCCCGACGTGGCCGCCGCCTGCAGCAGCAGCTTCGAGGCCAGGGTCTTCGAGCTCGCGCGCGCCTCCAACCCGGACCTGCGAGACTTCCTCCGCTCCGCCCGACCGGCCGCCCTCCTCATCGACTTCTTCTGCAGCGCCGCGCTCGACGTCGGCGCCGAGCTCGGCGTGCCCACCTACTTCTTCCTCACCACCTGCGTCGCCAGCGTCGCCCTCTGTCTCTACCAGCCGGTCATCCACGAGGGGACCACGCTGAGCTTCCGGGAGATGGGCGGCGACCCCGTGCGCGCTCCGGGATTGCCGCCGATACCTGCAGATCACCTCGCCGCGGCCGTCATGGATCGCGAGAGCCTGAGCAACAGGCACTTCTTGGAGCTGTCCCAAAGGATATGCGACTCACGGGGCGTCCTCGTCAACAGCTGCCGCTCCTTGGAGCCGCGCGCCGCCGACGCCATCGTCTCCGGCCTGTGCACTCCGCCCGGGCTTCCAACGCCGCCGGTGTACTGCATCGGGCCGCTGATAAAGCCCGACGAGGAGACCGGGACGACGAAGCGCCACGAGTGCCTGGCGTGGCTCGACGGCCAGCCGGAGGCCAGCGTGGTCTTCCTCTGCTTCGGCAGCATGGGCCGGTTCAGCGCGGAGCAGGTCAAGGAGATGGCGTCGGGGCTGGAGGCGAGCGGGCAGCGGTTCCTGTGGGTCGTGCGGCGCCCGCCCCCGCCAGGCGCCGAGCGCCGGCCGCCGgccgacggcgacgacgacggcctCGACTTGGACGCGCTGTTCCCGGAGGGCTTCCTGAAGCGGACCAAGGACAGGGGCCTGGTGGTCACGTCCTGGGCGCCGCAGCGGCAGGTGCTGGCGCACGTCGCCGTCGGCGGCTTCGTGACGCACTGCGGCTGGAACTCGGTGCTGGAAGCCGTCGCTGCGGGCGCGCCCATGCTGGCATGGCCGCTGTACGCGGAGCAGCGCATGAACAGAGTATTCCTCGTCGAGGAGATGCGGCTGGCCGTGCCCATGGAAGGGTACGACAAGAAGATGGTCGAGTCCAGCGAGGTGGCGGCGAAGGTGCGGTGGCTGATCGAGTCGGACGGCGGGAGGGAGCTCCGGCAGCGGACGCGCGCGGCCATGCGGCTGGCGGAGGAGGCGCTGGGCGACGACGGTGAGTCGAGGGCCGCGCTGGCGGATCTAACGAGTCAGTGGAAGAAAAGCGCCGCCGCCGAGAGTTAA